The following are from one region of the Nicotiana tomentosiformis chromosome 7, ASM39032v3, whole genome shotgun sequence genome:
- the LOC138895627 gene encoding uncharacterized protein, translating to MPAYAKFLKEILTKKRKVEETSVVKLTEHCSAILQNKPPQNCGDPESFTIPCSLGTLNFDKSLCDFGASINLTPLSIYKKLENEIGEIRSVPISLQLADQTTLIPEGIVEDVLVRVDKFVFLVDFIVVKMDENK from the coding sequence atgccagcttatgcaaaattcttgaaggagatccttacaaagaaaagGAAGGTCGAGGAGACATCAGTAGTCAAGCTCACCGAGCATTGCAGCGCAATCTTGCAAAATAAACCCCCACAAAATTGTGGAGATCCAGAGAGTTTCACTATACCTTGCTCGTTgggcactcttaattttgataaatctttatgtgattttgGCGCCTCTATTAATTTAACTCCTTTGTCTATTTACAAGAAGCTGGagaatgagattggagagataaggtcagtaCCAATTTCCTTGCAACTGGCCGACCAAACAACTttgatacccgaggggatagttgaagatgtcttagttagggtagataagtttgtatttcttgTAGATTTTATTGTGGTGAAGATGGATGAGAACAAATAG